The sequence below is a genomic window from Microbulbifer hydrolyticus.
GAGCTGCTGCAGACTCAAATCCAGCTACCTCTCGGGTTTCCTTGAAGCGTGTCAGGAACGTGTTGTAAAGCTGACTATTAACCTCAACTTCTCGCTTCAGCTCATCGTAACGGATTTCTTTTTGTGCGACGGTCTGCAAGTCAGATTTTGCACCGCTAAGCTCGGCCTCAAGATCACGCACTTTATCCCGGGCCTGGCGATAATCGATTTCAATACTGGCGACAAGCTTTCTGATTTCACTGCGCAACTGTGCTCTCGCACTTTCAAGCTCGTCTTGGGCTGCCTGCATCGTTGGGTGCTTGGGTCCATATCTGCGCGCCAGCTCTGTGACACCAAGCTGGGCACTGGTTACTGCCTGGCGTACCGTCTGAATTAATGGGTGATTGAGCACTTCAGGCTGACTAAGTAGCGATTCTTCACTTACATCCTTACGTCGAACCTGGTTATACAACACCTGTACATCCTTGAATTCACGCCTCGCTTCAAGGAGCTGATTCATGGTCTCATTCAATTCTTGCGAAGCAAGCCCACGCACCCCCTGTAGATCCACCAGGTCTTCTTGCTGCTGGAACTGATTCAGAGCATGCTCAGAAGCTTCGAGCTTGTCACGCAGACCCTCAAGCCTCTCGCTGAGCCAGCTCGTGGCTTTTTCGGTTACATCAGTTCGGACACTCTGCTGTTCCGCAATATAGGCGTTCGCAACTGCGTTCGGTATGCCCGCTGCCAGTTGAGGAGAATAGCTCTCATAGGACAGCTTAATTAGCTGCGTATTACGAATCGGTGATACCTTAATATTATTAACAATAATATTGACGATACGTTCGCGCTTTCTTCGCAACTCGGTGACCGGATCTTTTTGAGGCTTCTCATCCTCAAGGCCGATCCAGCGTTTAAGCTTTGTTGTGAACGTTGGCGTAGGTGGACGGTTGAACTCAGGATGGTTTTCGAGATTGAGTGCGTCAACAACGCGCTCCGCGATACCACGGGACTGCAACATCTCGACTTGCGTCATCAGGAACTCTCGACGCTGGCCTCCCGCCTCATACACATCACGAATTGACACGAGATTAGCCTGGTTTCCTGCGAGCAATAATGTCGCTGTCGCTTGATATCTATCTGGAATATTTTGAACTGAAAAATAGGTCGCAGTAGTAGCGAGTAGCGCAAAGGCCGCTATGTACCACTTTTTTTCATAAACGGCAAAAAAAAGGGCGATAAGGTCAATATTACCCAGTGGCGAAGACTCCGCCTCGTCTGCGATATTTGTAGTTTGCTCCATACGAGTATTCAGAAAAATCCCTGCTCAATAGTTACCACGTCTCCGGGCTTAAGTTTGGTCGACATGTTGACCCGCTCTCTTTCCTCATCGGTCTTTCCCTCTCGGGTAAGGAATATTCGGCTTTCAGAACCTCGCTCAGTTAGCCCTTGGGCAAGCGCAGCCGCCTTACCGACTGTGAGGCCCGGCTGATAGCTATATCCACCGGGAACTTGCACTTCACCAAAAATAAACACCTGACGATATTGCGCTATCGACACCGTAACGCTTGGGTTAATCAGATAGTCGCCCTCAAGCCCCTTCACAATTAAACTCTCTAGTTCCGAGGGCGTAAGTCCGGTTACCTTGAGCTCGCCCAGGAAGGGATAGTTAATACTGCCTGATTCATCCAACATTGCATCTACGTTCAGGTCGCTCTCGCCATACACCCGGATAGAAATCCTGTCACCGGCATTCATGCGATACTCAGGCGTATCTGCTGCGACAGGATATGCACATATGTAACCTACAAGCGTGAAAGCAGCCGCTAGTAAGTAACTTTTCAGTTGATGCATAACCATACTCCCTGATTGAATTGGACCGCCCTAAAGCGGAGCTTCAATCCCCAAAATATAACGATTAGTTTCGATATCAATATCAGACAAGGTGGTACGATTTTCTACGTTAACCGCGCCAATACTTAGACCGAGCCACTCCATAGGCTGGTACC
It includes:
- a CDS encoding polysaccharide biosynthesis/export family protein, whose amino-acid sequence is MHQLKSYLLAAAFTLVGYICAYPVAADTPEYRMNAGDRISIRVYGESDLNVDAMLDESGSINYPFLGELKVTGLTPSELESLIVKGLEGDYLINPSVTVSIAQYRQVFIFGEVQVPGGYSYQPGLTVGKAAALAQGLTERGSESRIFLTREGKTDEERERVNMSTKLKPGDVVTIEQGFF
- a CDS encoding GumC family protein, whose protein sequence is MEQTTNIADEAESSPLGNIDLIALFFAVYEKKWYIAAFALLATTATYFSVQNIPDRYQATATLLLAGNQANLVSIRDVYEAGGQRREFLMTQVEMLQSRGIAERVVDALNLENHPEFNRPPTPTFTTKLKRWIGLEDEKPQKDPVTELRRKRERIVNIIVNNIKVSPIRNTQLIKLSYESYSPQLAAGIPNAVANAYIAEQQSVRTDVTEKATSWLSERLEGLRDKLEASEHALNQFQQQEDLVDLQGVRGLASQELNETMNQLLEARREFKDVQVLYNQVRRKDVSEESLLSQPEVLNHPLIQTVRQAVTSAQLGVTELARRYGPKHPTMQAAQDELESARAQLRSEIRKLVASIEIDYRQARDKVRDLEAELSGAKSDLQTVAQKEIRYDELKREVEVNSQLYNTFLTRFKETREVAGFESAAARLADPAITPRRPLASKKRLLVLFAFVASAGLCVGIIVLLDLLKSGIRDPQDVSRKLGLPLMGMVPEVRSEGDEPLPLYSYFDGSQLQFAEAIRSLRTGVVLSRLDNKAEVICITSSAPAEGKTTISINLSFALGQLEKVLLIDADMRRPSLGRRFEIAASRPGLADLLSGRFSIDECIVPDKKSGIDLIPAGIRPEDPQRLLGSVEFQNILKELRGKYDRIIIDTPPVQAVSDVLVISKLACSLLYVVRAEETKIGVIRAGVSRLMNLGIKPEGVILNGMSLKRRGSGSEEYYGYYPEYIQ